GaattcttgaaattttcaacTTTTCAAAGTTGGCTTAAGATATGTTGTGggttaaaaaattaattagaaaaaacaaCATACTagtatgttttttttacattaCATAATTCCAAgcatattttaataatatcttaaGCATATATTAAGGATATCTTAATCATATAGTAAGCATATATTAAGGATATCTTAATCATATAGTAAGCATTACTGTCTTTGCTTATCTAGCCATCATGGCCATACTAGAGAATCCTTTTACCAACGATCCTTACTCGaggaaaaacaaaaagaaaaagcaATTACAAGAAGAGTTGCAACAAGAATATCATAACCCGAAATCCAAGAAGGCAGATTCATCGTCAGCTTTAGTGATAACACATGTCACTACAGCATCTATAGGGCCACCTTTAGAACCATTCAGAACAAGATTCACTTCGccaaaattatattctcATCGTAGAAGTGTTTTCAAAGCGTTTCTGCTGACAAACTTCATCATTGGTTGCTTTATTATTCCTTGTTTATCCATCTATTGGGGTGCCACTTATAGAAGACCTCATTTCCTACATACATTAAATCTTATTGCCGTATTCCAAGACGATTATGTTCaaacaaatgaaaaatttcccTTCATCGATGAATCCTTCGCTAAACTAACTGATAATGTCACACCAATGTTAGATGAAGCATATTCTTGTAAATGGCATGTTTACAACACATCACAATTCATGTCAAAGTTCAACGTCTCCAAAGATGAAATCGATCGTCATGTTGTTCATTTGATTTACGAGGAAAAATATTGGATGGCAGTCAATATAAAGGCAAATTCCACTCaaaaattgttgaattCTCTTTTACCACATATAGAACCTGCCTATAAACCGTTCAATTTCTCCGATAATTTCCAAATCATTTATGAATCAGGAAGAGACCCTACAAATTTGAAAGCTTCCATGTTACCTGTTATGCAATCCTTCGAGAAAGTTTATGAAAATTACTACTCTACAATGTTTTATCCATCTCTTCTGAGAAATATCACCACCTCAGGCGTAGATATCAATATCTTAAATTCCACAGATCTGGGTAAAGCTGGCATGATGAGATACGGTTACTTCGATCATAGACCATTCACAGATTATGCCTTGGTGTCACCTTTGCAAGTTGGGTTAATCTACTGTTTATTGTTAACAGCTTTCCAATTCGCAGTTTATGGTCCCTTGCACGCAAAGATGTCAAGAATTTTGACTTTTAAGCATTTGATCGTCTATAGAATCATAATAATGTGGAGTACGATGTTTTTCCTTTCGTTATTCTTCTGTACAGTCTCGGCAGTCTTTAGAATCAATTTCACCTTGGCATTTGGTAAAGCTGGGTTTGTCGTTTATTGGGCCTCTACTTGGTTAGTCATGTTAGCATTGGGTGGTGCCAATGAAAATGCAATTACATTAGTAAACGTCTTTGGAAGACAATATTTGATGGTTTGGTTAATGTCTTGGATTATTCTTAACATCTCCCCTTCTTTTTATCCATTGGCATTGAATAGTAACTTCTATAGATATGGTTATGCAATGCCAGTTCATCAAGCAGTCGATATCTTTAAAGTCATCTTCTTAGATCTTACAAGAAGGAAGATGGGGAGAAATTATGGTATTCTTGCTGTGTGGGTTGTAATAAACACTGCATGCTTGCCCTTAACATTGATTATCGCTCataagaaaattgaaaaagatagAAAGAAAGCTTGGTTGACAAAACATAATGGTACAAATACAACAACTCCAAATAGTGCTTCCACTAATAATTTGAACCCAGATATGGTATCTCCAGATTCAGCCACTCGACATGAAATCGATATTACCCCAGAATTAATGGCAAAGATGAATTCGTCAGATCCTACTACtgaaaagaattattatatgcCAGGTACAACTTTAACAACTACGTCCACTGATGAGCGtgcatcttcttcttcgaCAATAACTTTAGGATCCATCTCCACAGAAGGTTCTGCTGCCGATGATGAAGTTGCTGATACTGTCATCCCATATAATACTCCAAATGCATATTTACCTGGTTCTTCAAATACTGCAACAGTTCCTTCAAAGATCAATGTAACCGAATCTCATGCATCTATTCCAAATGTGAATCATATCTCTACTATAACCTCATCACCTGCAAACCtttcaataaatgaaaCAGAAAATGATTTCAATCTTGCCATGGATCCTTATTTAAATAGTGAAGATCATTATTCGGAAGTAGATGACACTTTTGTCGATCCAGGtgataatcaaaataataataataacggAGATGATTTAGATATCGAAGATTATAGGGGTCTAGGTTACGAATATGATGCCCAGGAAGTAATAGGATTCGGTTTGCCATATGATGTCTCTCAAAACGATGATGAAATTGCAAGATTGGATTCAAAACGTGCAGAATTCGCTAGATTACAAAAGACAAAAAGTTCATCGCATAATACCAGTGAAAATTCGTTAAGAAAGACAAAGAGTGTTCATAGTTTGCGTCCAATTAAAAGCatcaagaatttgaaaaaggacttagatttataattttaatatcaactAATGcttattttacttttcaatattagTTGCTACTCACTTTACATTTCAATATTCACTTTgggttttttttttttttttgtttttgttttgttttgttttgtttttgattCATCATAGTGCTTCAATTACagtatttaattaatttttgttatCCCTTCTCATATCCTGAATTTTAATCATTATTCGATTCCTAATACTTCATAATCAATtagtatttgtattttacTTCATTGTtatgataaaatttattattttcaacaTTTCCATCAACCACGTACATCAATTCATCCAATCATTATTTTACTCATCTCAATTATAATAGTAGATTTTATCACTTTGAAAATCACATATTTCATTCTTAACTCTCAATGTTTAATCTGAATCCATTTCAAATGTTTTCCAATCATCAAtcgttctttttttatcctCATCACTATCTCTTATCCTCAACattctttctttcttgTCCACTCTTACAATTATACAaatttgtttcattatttacttcaaattaaattatttgccatatgtaaatttttatatttttgtctccacctatatatatatatatgatttACCTTtgattaaaataattttgttgCAATTAATACAAGCTCTTAAGAaactttttattaaaactaaTTTTACATACATGCATACCTTAATGTTATAAACCactaatatcattataCATTGCTAAATATagtaatttaaaatctatttttcctttttcgTCATCATATTCCCTTTTTGGTTATTCCtagaaatatcaaaatctaGTAAACTTCCGAAATCgatttttccaattaaattatacatagatcaattataaaacttaatttaaataataatggtcattaaaaaatagaGAAGGAAGTTGAAATCAAACACACCTTAAAAAAGGGgcaatcaaatattttacaaagtaccaataagaataatatatatccTTATTGTAATTAACAGGTatcatataatttaatagtaTCACCTCTAAGCCACGTTtgtttgttgttgttttttcattaaaatatttgatatccTTTGAAAATGTCGGATAATAttggaagaaaaaaatcttaTAGATGGGTCAGTGCATCAACAGCTTCATATGATGGTGCAGATTGGGATTCGAGTGATGAAGAATCAAATTCTATTAGCAGAAATAATACAATCAATAAGTTACCAGAATTACCAAAATTAGGTTATGCAAGCACCCCTGCAAATCAAATAGAAacaattattgaaaatgacATTGAAGAAACTAAAACGCAATCTGAAATAGCACACGATAATATTGACAATACTTTTACAAATGAATCTTACAATAACAGCAATTGCAATTCTACTTCAAATTGCGAGCAAGATCAAGATATACCCATCAAACCTGAACCTTTAAAGAGACGTCCTCAGCCTTTAAAATCTTCAGCAACTCATAATACTTCTATACCTGAAAGAAAACACTCTAATCTACAAGAAACTCAGCATGTTAAAGAGGATTTAGATTCCTTAATGAATCAAATCTCAGATGAAATGAATAATGAAATCCCCTCTGGTGTAGAAGTAAATcctaataattataatgatattcCACAGGAAAGCGATGAATTTAGCGTTTCGAAAGAAGGTTATTTCTCAAAGTTTGTAGATTCGGATGGAGAAGATGATAAATATGATTTGGATAATGACAATACTACTAAAGacgatgataatgataatactcAAATTGGGAAGTATAAAGAAAAGGATTTTAGAAGTAGATTAGTTCCAGATGATGATTTGGAATCTACAAAATCTATGAGTTATGTCATCGGAGATGAAGCACAGTTTGTTGCACAGCCAGAAcaagaacaagaaaaagaaaaagaacaGGGGCAAGAAATTCAACCTCAAGCACAGATTCAGCCTCAAGAAATAcaagataatttaaaagaaattaatgaaaatgtttATTCTTCTAGTCATAATAACTCCTATGAAGATGCCAAAATTGGCAAGCACCcaactaataatagaaaCGATGATGTTGAGAATTATTCGCCTGTAAATAGGTCAATGGTACCAAGTAATACTTTTATAGATGAAAAAGAGAAGGGCATTGATTCAGCTACCGATAAGAATGTTATTTCACCCAAAaaagaggaagaagaaacTGATTCTGAATTTGCACATGAATCTTTTTTGGATACATATGGAAATTCATCTGATTCTGATGACGCTGATGCAAATCAAAGTGATAATTATATAGATGAACAGCAACTAAACAGCACTACTCAACAGGGATATCAAGAACCTGTCAATGAACCTGTCCAACAGGGACTCCAAAATCTGGATTCCCCcagtaaaaataatattctaagACACACTTCTAAAACAAATTTACAATATAAATCAGGATATTCATCAGAGGAAAATACAGAGAATAATGATCAACTAACTACCAATAATGAGGACGAGTACtttaatgatgatactTTATCCTATACTGAATCTATTAAGTATTCGCCAtcacaacaacaacaacaacgaCTATCTCCACGGAATATTAGAAGAGATAGTAGCGATGAAGatgtatttaaatttaaagatattaaaaggGAATCAATATTAGAAACTAGCgatgaagataaaaaagaaaattctGAAAATGAACTTGATTCAGATAATAATCTAATACGACCATCTAAGTCTGggtatttcaaaaaaatggtAGACAGTGATGACTCAGATTCTCCAGCTAATCAAATATATGACTCTagtgaagaagaagatttcATTGAAAGAGACACTATGAATGATAtagataaagaagaaactGATAAAGAAGGTAATAAAGCACGTGAAACTAGCGTATCTAATGTTAgaaataatagcaataaaaCTATGGAAGATAGTACCTCCAAAGTAAGTGAACCTACAAATTCCGtgattaattttgatagtagtgatgaagatattgataCAGATATAGAAAGAATGAATAGTTCTGAGGAATCTGATGTGGACGTTCATTTCACTAGTaaagagaaagaaaatGATGGAAAAGAAATCAAAAGCCCAAACATTGGTTTAGAAGATACCAAGGATGATAGTcttattgatgatgaacATATGGAACATGATACTTCATCTAGGAAGAGTTCGAAAGAGGTGGATGGAGAGCCTTGGAAGCCTGATACTGATGAATTCAGATCACAATTCGTACAAGACACATCTAATAATCCTCCACCAGGATATGTGTATGATGGCGAAGGTAATTTAATCGATTTAACACCAGCAAGTATGAAAAATACACGTGTTGTTTCTACTTACACGGATGTGACTAGTCAATGGAATGCCTTCCCATCAAATGGTGGTGAAGAAGTTGCAACTATTAGGGATACAGCAACTATTTATGATAATAACACCATCTATAATGTGCCTGGgttaatttcaaatcaatcTAACTTACCACCACTTCCTGCAGATGCATCTATTGTTGCAGCTACTGCTCAAGCAGAGGTAGACTCGGCAGGAACCAAAACTGCTCCTCCATCAATTACACCTTTGGATACTACATTCACGCAACCTAAGGCGCCAACTGCTATCTCCACTCCTACTGTTGATACTCCATTAACTTCATCTACTACAATTAAGAGTGGATCTCCTTCAAAGTCTGGTAGAGCAGGAAGTGTTATAGACACGCCACACTCCAAGAGTAATGCCACATTATCATCTGTTCCAATGGCCAAATCAGAATTATCTACCAATTCATTAGATCCTGTATTATCAGGTGAAAAACCATCAGAGACTCAATTCAAAGAAGTATTCCATTCTCCAGAATCTAGTAGTAATGATTTAATCAAATTAGCCCAGTCCAACGTAGTACCGTACCTTGACATGAATAAAGTTTTATCAAGTACAATATCGCATCCTTCCAAActaaaacaattaaaccAATATCAAGAACAATTACAAAGTTATGATTCTGGTATCCAAATATGGATCAAGCAAACTATGAAAACTAATGCAAATGCAGAGGATGAGTTTGtatttaaagattataAAGTTAGTCATCACGTAAGAGATGCATATGCACATGCAGATGAACTAAGTAAAAGGCATACAGTTAGTGTAAGTAATACTGTGGATAGTGTGACGCATAATGTAAAccatttaaagaaaaaagtatttatgCATTCAATGAACATCAATTCCAAAAAGTTGTTCACTTCTATCggcaaaaaaaattgtaatggCACCCTCATCTCCACTTGCTCTCTGGTTGtaaattcatttatataCTCGGAGATTCCACTAATtaactatatatatatatgggTACGTAGTTTCCTTTAtggatatttttaaaaccCAAATTAGATACATTTGCAAGTTTCGGTACCCAATTTTACGAAAGATTAGAGGGCAAGTGGGAAACTGGtaggaaaataataaaggcATTTGGTCAATCTTACTATTCTTCTTTGATAGTCGGCCCCTGAGAATGCTCTTCCCTTGGAATACTGTTCTTCCCATAATTGATGGTTTCCATTGGCAATTCTATTTACAGAATTGATAATCTTTCTCTATACATATACTCCAACTTTTCTacttaaaatattaatattacttCATGACTGCCTAAGAAATAAAGCCATCTTATTGTTATCGCTATAATACCCatgatgatttatttgccttatattagatattattagatatattCTATCAATTAAGGTCATTTTGCAAACCCGTCCCGGGGAAGTTCGGAGTTTCCCTTCGGAATATCATTTTACTGATTTTTTCCCGACTCAGTGCCCCAtcaatttttccaattgtTTAAGGCGGAATCTTGCCCCATCTGGTAACATCTACTCAGATCTCCCGAAAGATCTTGTGGAAAAATTCTACAAATGTTTTggctattattattgactTTTAAAGGGGAAAGTAGTGACTAGCAAGGCACACTGGAAAACTTGCAGGGAATTTATCTGAGTCTGCAAGTATAGTATATTGTTTGGCAAAGTAGTATCGCTTATTGCTTATTAATTGTCACAAGCATtgagaagaaaaatttgtGACCTGGATTTGGCAAGCACTAAACGTATGCATAATGAATGGGCTTGTGAGCTGAGGGTATATGGAATATCCCTCAGAATGTAAAATGCGGTGTTATCTGTAGATAGCACCGAATCGTGACAATCTCGATTTGCAACAagcatttttaattcattccTAACTTAGAGAGATGATTGTGAGTTGGTTTCTATACACTTAGGATGAGTTGACTCATTTTAACATGTGATAATAGTACTTCAGAGCTATAACcatataaatattgaaagatttGTTTGTAAACCATAGCTAATATgtctaatatattatatatcgTGGTTGAGGTTGCTATTTACCCTTTTTTTGACTtttcaattacaaaaattagTTTACGTTTCTCAAGGAATTCTGGATAGCAGTGGTATCAGACCCCAATAAAATTgcttaaaatattataaaatttttgatataaGTTTAATCTAAAAACTTTCTTGGGTATGCataattagaaaataagaataaaatagaataacAAGCAATATCCAAGTATAAAGAAAGGAAGACGTGCAAGTTTACTCTCTCTTTTTATTCCTATTGTAATAATTCgttatttcaaattatatgTTTTTTTGGGTTCGTGTTTTGCATTTCCATCATTTTTTAACCTGATTAATTAGAATGTCAGATATAGAATCATCATTGCACAGTAGTATCATCTCAGATGCAGATATAGAGAGTGTACACAGTGATAAAGCAGTGGCTTGGCGTCAAGAAAGACagaagaataaaaattgtcATAATGATATTGGTTTGCAAAGAGAACCTACTCAAGTCACAAATAGATCAAGAGGAAATTCGATTGCAAGCTCTGGTCAATTCGGTAAAATATATAGCTTACAAAGTTTACAAAGGCCTAGGACAACTGCCACTAATGTATCTGGTCTTTCAAGAGTTACGACAATAAGAAGAGCCCTAACTGAGAAAATTAGTTATTTAAGAGATGCAGTCAATGATGATAATCAACAAACTTGGGACGAAGAAGCAAAAGTCgaaaatattctaaaatcGAATTTTACTTTGGGAGATGCAAtgcaattaaataattattatgatgAATATAGTAACCAGGATCAACAAGTTAATGATCCAGAAACTGGTAtgtcaattaataatatcattagtAATATTAGCAAATTAGCTGAAAGacaacaaaataatgatgattctACTACACTAACAAATAAAAGTGAAAGTATAGAGAAGGATGTATTCTCCTCAACTCATAGCTCGACAAATATGGATATGACTCGAGCACAATCAAATGTAACAATGAAAACACATCAAAGTCTAATAGAAAAAGTGTTTACAAATAAAGAAACAGGTGAAACAGATTTACCTCCAGATGGTGGATATGGATGGGTTTCCACTCTATGTACTTTTCTAGTTATATTTTCCACATGGGGGTGTAACTCAGGATTTGgtgtatttttatcattttatCTAAATAATCATACTTTTAAGCATGCAGGGAAATATGATTATCCATTAATTGCGGGTTTCACAGTTGCTATGGGCCCTCTTTTCAGTCCATTTAGTATGATTCTAATGAGGTTAATTGGTCTTAGACAAACAATGTGGGTTGGTATCATGATGTTGCTGGCAGGATTTTTAATGGCTTCGTATGCAGTAAGTTTATGGGAACTATATTTAACTCAAGGGTTTTTAGTGGGGTCATGCTATGCATTTACAACAATTCCTGCAACAACTGTTATACCGGGTTggtttttaaaaaaaagagctGTGGCTATGGGTATATCGTTTATAGGTACCGGTGCAGGCGGAATGACTTACGGATTAGCCGCTGGTAAAATGATTCATGATAATCACGGAACAAGAAAATGTTTGCGTGTCTTCACCTTAACATGTTCTGTGGTCACTGCATTCTCTGCTGTTTTGATAAGGCCCTATAAGAAGGAACATCCAATTGGATTAAGATcatggaaaaaaattaagaatgAGTTCAAAATGATGtttgatttaaaagtattatCTAAACCAGTCGTATTATTAGTTGGTATTTGGTATATTTTTGCATTATTTGGTTACACTTTAATGGTCCTTACTCTCTCTGCTTATGTGATCGCAAGAGGTTATACAGAGCGTGATGGCGCATCTGTTCTTGCTATTTTGAATGGATGTCAAGCCGTAGGAAGACCAATTATAGGTTTCATTGGAGATAAAGTAggaagaattaatattacttCGGTATTAACTCTAATATTGGTGATTTTTATGTATGCATTTTGGATTCCTGCATATACTTTTGtccaattgattttttttgcaatCTGCACAGGTTCTGTTATTGGTGTGGCAAATGTTATGAGTGGTGTGTTAACAGCTGATGTTGTACCACCAGAAGAATTCTTAGCAGCATGGGCATTTGTCAATTATGTTGGTTCCCCTTTTCTATTAGTTTGTGATGTTATTGCTCAAGCGTTAGAAAAGAGGCATGACAAAAACCCATATCTACATACACAAATTTTCTCAGGTGGTTGTTTTGCTTGTTCCTTTGCCTTACTTGCCTTCTTAAGGGAAGTATCTGTAAAAAAGGTAGTTACTCAAAGACAAGAACTTACTTTACAAAGattaaattcaatacaAAATGGGTTGGAAGAGGTTACTATTGAAGAACAAGAATTACTAGAAAAGAGGAGAGAAAAGTATGAAACGTTACTTGGGCCAAGTTGGTCACATTATTTTGGTAGAATGTTTTATCCAATTAAAGTATAAAACAGCAGTTTAACGTGcgaataattttattttatttcggTTATTTTGTTGATTTGTTCATAATTCCTTTACGCTGATTgcataataattttaaaaaaaacggGTTAGTTAGGATATCACGATATCATGTTTGATTCTATTTAACCGTTACTATAAGgttttattgatttttttttccaatttgcaattttattatctcttcaatattttaagatttctgcatttttttatattatttcatttatttcatGACCAACACACTTTAATTGTGTCATTTCCTTAACTCTTTTATAAATaggtttttttattttgaagtttcaaattttaataattttttttattctaatatACAATACATATGTAATAtactaataaatatttttagttttatcaTATCTATCTAACTGGAAACTTATTATTCCTTTTTCTGTTGAACTAATGCCCTTTCCTTGATACCTCTTAGCTTTATATCTTTTATGAACATACCTAATAATGCAACATTgccaataaaaaataatgcaGCAGCATAAAAAAGATCtggataaaatatatttctaccCAAGAATTCTAAATAATACCCTTGGCTTAGCCAAATAGCTTGAGTTGAAATCCAAATACCGAGTGCGACTATGCCATTTTTAGCTGAAATGGTTGTATCTTGTAGAAATAGAggtaaaaatatcaaataccaaacaaaatattgagAAGTGCAAACTTTATTATACGTCACAAATGCAAATGTTTGGACAAAAAGGGTATTCAATAGGTTATTAAAAGTTGGAGTTAACCATTCTAAATAACTTAAAGCAAGCACGATAATCATTTGTGGTAAAAATGCAAATTTTGGTAATAAGGAAGCTAATCCATAATGCATAGGATTCGACTgaaatgaagaattgaaatataataaaacattCCATAACGAAAAATTATGTCTGTGGTCAGTTCTATACAAGTGATACAACCAAGCTTGATCTAGATATTCATAACCATAAATTGTATACATGTAGTAAGTCAATCCAATAAGAGAGATTAGAGTAGATGTCCCTAATATGAATAACTTAAGAATCCATTTtggtttattaaataagtaGATACTTATTGGAAGGCAATAAATAATAGGGtagattttaaaatggATTGAAGCGCCATAAAGGAGACCTGCTAAAACTAAGTTATCTTCTTGTAAGAAATATAGCGAGGACATGATTAAGAAACATAAAACGCTTTCGGCATTACCTCTGGtactaatagtaataacTATTGGGTTTAAAAGCCAAAGTGAACCAAGCAGGAAgcattttttcttgttgctcttaattgatttttgtaagaatttgttaataattatacCGGTTAATAGatcaaatataatgaaaattattttaccCAAATGGAACCAAgtaaaataatgatttggAATTAATAGATAACTCAGAAGTGGTGTATAACGATAAGTATCTCTTAAATATGGCGATAATCCTTGGTAAGTGTAGGAAGCAGCATCATTAAATACTAAGTAATCGACATCAGTATATTTTACTTGACACATAGCATCTTGAAGAATCccatataaaaaaaagatagcACGGACTAGAAATGACactattaaaagatttgaatTACTTAGGTTTGGGAAATTAGTTTTTATTCCCATTGTAagtttgtttttaaaatgaaTGACGTATGAATTGTGGAGAGCAAATATTAGCGTTTGGCTTTTGGCGCTTGAATTTTGAAGTTCGAGTTTTGAAGTTTGAATTTTGatgtttaaaaaattacaataaGCTTAACAGATTTTTATACTGTATAagattttcattaaaattagcACAGATGCTAAATGCAATTCACAAATTAATTCTGGAAGCACAATTAGGCCCTTATTACTTAcataattttatcattattattttttcaattagtTACTAcggatattttttttttctagttGACTAGTAATTTTCACAATTTCGGGCTTGGTTAAATTTCTACCAAAAGATCAATTGATATTTATGTATCATTCAACtaagaaattaatgaataattatcaTATAAATAGATTTACACCACATTGGCCCTTGA
The window above is part of the Henningerozyma blattae CBS 6284 chromosome 2, complete genome genome. Proteins encoded here:
- the TBLA0B07660 gene encoding SNG1 family protein (similar to Saccharomyces cerevisiae SNG1 (YGR197C) and YJR015W; ancestral locus Anc_5.143); the protein is MAILENPFTNDPYSRKNKKKKQLQEELQQEYHNPKSKKADSSSALVITHVTTASIGPPLEPFRTRFTSPKLYSHRRSVFKAFLLTNFIIGCFIIPCLSIYWGATYRRPHFLHTLNLIAVFQDDYVQTNEKFPFIDESFAKLTDNVTPMLDEAYSCKWHVYNTSQFMSKFNVSKDEIDRHVVHLIYEEKYWMAVNIKANSTQKLLNSLLPHIEPAYKPFNFSDNFQIIYESGRDPTNLKASMLPVMQSFEKVYENYYSTMFYPSLLRNITTSGVDINILNSTDLGKAGMMRYGYFDHRPFTDYALVSPLQVGLIYCLLLTAFQFAVYGPLHAKMSRILTFKHLIVYRIIIMWSTMFFLSLFFCTVSAVFRINFTLAFGKAGFVVYWASTWLVMLALGGANENAITLVNVFGRQYLMVWLMSWIILNISPSFYPLALNSNFYRYGYAMPVHQAVDIFKVIFLDLTRRKMGRNYGILAVWVVINTACLPLTLIIAHKKIEKDRKKAWLTKHNGTNTTTPNSASTNNLNPDMVSPDSATRHEIDITPELMAKMNSSDPTTEKNYYMPGTTLTTTSTDERASSSSTITLGSISTEGSAADDEVADTVIPYNTPNAYLPGSSNTATVPSKINVTESHASIPNVNHISTITSSPANLSINETENDFNLAMDPYLNSEDHYSEVDDTFVDPGDNQNNNNNGDDLDIEDYRGLGYEYDAQEVIGFGLPYDVSQNDDEIARLDSKRAEFARLQKTKSSSHNTSENSLRKTKSVHSLRPIKSIKNLKKDLDL
- the FYV8 gene encoding Fyv8p (similar to Saccharomyces cerevisiae FYV8 (YGR196C); ancestral locus Anc_5.145) translates to MSDNIGRKKSYRWVSASTASYDGADWDSSDEESNSISRNNTINKLPELPKLGYASTPANQIETIIENDIEETKTQSEIAHDNIDNTFTNESYNNSNCNSTSNCEQDQDIPIKPEPLKRRPQPLKSSATHNTSIPERKHSNLQETQHVKEDLDSLMNQISDEMNNEIPSGVEVNPNNYNDIPQESDEFSVSKEGYFSKFVDSDGEDDKYDLDNDNTTKDDDNDNTQIGKYKEKDFRSRLVPDDDLESTKSMSYVIGDEAQFVAQPEQEQEKEKEQGQEIQPQAQIQPQEIQDNLKEINENVYSSSHNNSYEDAKIGKHPTNNRNDDVENYSPVNRSMVPSNTFIDEKEKGIDSATDKNVISPKKEEEETDSEFAHESFLDTYGNSSDSDDADANQSDNYIDEQQLNSTTQQGYQEPVNEPVQQGLQNLDSPSKNNILRHTSKTNLQYKSGYSSEENTENNDQLTTNNEDEYFNDDTLSYTESIKYSPSQQQQQRLSPRNIRRDSSDEDVFKFKDIKRESILETSDEDKKENSENELDSDNNLIRPSKSGYFKKMVDSDDSDSPANQIYDSSEEEDFIERDTMNDIDKEETDKEGNKARETSVSNVRNNSNKTMEDSTSKVSEPTNSVINFDSSDEDIDTDIERMNSSEESDVDVHFTSKEKENDGKEIKSPNIGLEDTKDDSLIDDEHMEHDTSSRKSSKEVDGEPWKPDTDEFRSQFVQDTSNNPPPGYVYDGEGNLIDLTPASMKNTRVVSTYTDVTSQWNAFPSNGGEEVATIRDTATIYDNNTIYNVPGLISNQSNLPPLPADASIVAATAQAEVDSAGTKTAPPSITPLDTTFTQPKAPTAISTPTVDTPLTSSTTIKSGSPSKSGRAGSVIDTPHSKSNATLSSVPMAKSELSTNSLDPVLSGEKPSETQFKEVFHSPESSSNDLIKLAQSNVVPYLDMNKVLSSTISHPSKLKQLNQYQEQLQSYDSGIQIWIKQTMKTNANAEDEFVFKDYKVSHHVRDAYAHADELSKRHTVSVSNTVDSVTHNVNHLKKKVFMHSMNINSKKLFTSIGKKNCNGTLISTCSLVVNSFIYSEIPLINYIYIWVRSFLYGYF
- the GPI14 gene encoding glycosylphosphatidylinositol-alpha 1,4 mannosyltransferase I (similar to Saccharomyces cerevisiae GPI14 (YJR013W); ancestral locus Anc_5.147), encoding MGIKTNFPNLSNSNLLIVSFLVRAIFFLYGILQDAMCQVKYTDVDYLVFNDAASYTYQGLSPYLRDTYRYTPLLSYLLIPNHYFTWFHLGKIIFIIFDLLTGIIINKFLQKSIKSNKKKCFLLGSLWLLNPIVITISTRGNAESVLCFLIMSSLYFLQEDNLVLAGLLYGASIHFKIYPIIYCLPISIYLFNKPKWILKLFILGTSTLISLIGLTYYMYTIYGYEYLDQAWLYHLYRTDHRHNFSLWNVLLYFNSSFQSNPMHYGLASLLPKFAFLPQMIIVLALSYLEWLTPTFNNLLNTLFVQTFAFVTYNKVCTSQYFVWYLIFLPLFLQDTTISAKNGIVALGIWISTQAIWLSQGYYLEFLGRNIFYPDLFYAAALFFIGNVALLGMFIKDIKLRGIKERALVQQKKE
- the TBLA0B07680 gene encoding MCT family MFS transporter; its protein translation is MSDIESSLHSSIISDADIESVHSDKAVAWRQERQKNKNCHNDIGLQREPTQVTNRSRGNSIASSGQFGKIYSLQSLQRPRTTATNVSGLSRVTTIRRALTEKISYLRDAVNDDNQQTWDEEAKVENILKSNFTLGDAMQLNNYYDEYSNQDQQVNDPETGMSINNIISNISKLAERQQNNDDSTTLTNKSESIEKDVFSSTHSSTNMDMTRAQSNVTMKTHQSLIEKVFTNKETGETDLPPDGGYGWVSTLCTFLVIFSTWGCNSGFGVFLSFYLNNHTFKHAGKYDYPLIAGFTVAMGPLFSPFSMILMRLIGLRQTMWVGIMMLLAGFLMASYAVSLWELYLTQGFLVGSCYAFTTIPATTVIPGWFLKKRAVAMGISFIGTGAGGMTYGLAAGKMIHDNHGTRKCLRVFTLTCSVVTAFSAVLIRPYKKEHPIGLRSWKKIKNEFKMMFDLKVLSKPVVLLVGIWYIFALFGYTLMVLTLSAYVIARGYTERDGASVLAILNGCQAVGRPIIGFIGDKVGRINITSVLTLILVIFMYAFWIPAYTFVQLIFFAICTGSVIGVANVMSGVLTADVVPPEEFLAAWAFVNYVGSPFLLVCDVIAQALEKRHDKNPYLHTQIFSGGCFACSFALLAFLREVSVKKVVTQRQELTLQRLNSIQNGLEEVTIEEQELLEKRREKYETLLGPSWSHYFGRMFYPIKV